In Papaver somniferum cultivar HN1 chromosome 1, ASM357369v1, whole genome shotgun sequence, a genomic segment contains:
- the LOC113325182 gene encoding F-box/LRR-repeat protein At3g58900-like isoform X1, producing the protein MIPHELISPSISVNLSSNDVIEKMKKKMDNEVDIFSTLPEALINHILCFLDMKFVVQTSILSRRWRYVWTTVSTLTFNVNEFISPGTVPHSIEMNEVTRFIDKVLLLRGMADIQKFHLHWVDKIFDAYTIRELLKNHLNTWILVSLTRNVQELLIRIDTADNYRYLEIRFPHCLFNSQSLRKLVLDMAGEIQSCVLLPNSIDLPRLKFLSLSSFHIQDVNLINKLISSCPGLESLVLRDIWIQNDDDMNVSIESCELKHLEIISDSELCDPKYNMLKNIRLSTPKLISFICSSYMRQIYCLENLSSLVTATIQMTQEGSTLYKMYPKRMMEFLRGLHDVKELTVTSPDFVQVLGGSPISIEAQSSPQFYYLRRLKLETSFTRGCLRALIYLLKTSPLVEYLFLARYESGLIDAEDDEELGLSLPCLMFHLKHVEIREVKGREDELKFLEFLLKNAIVLEKIVLSYNKIKELHQVQLAQLIYGS; encoded by the exons ATGATACCCCATGAATTGATTTCACCTTCCATCTCTGTAAATCTGTCTTCAAATGATGTGAttgaaaagatgaagaagaaaatggataaTGAAGTTGACATATTTAGTACTCTACCAGAAGCTCTTATTAATCACATTCTTTGTTTCCTGGACATGAAATTTGTTGTTCAAACAAGCATTTTGTCTAGAAGATGGAGGTATGTATGGACCACTGTCTCTACTCTTACATTCAATGTCAATGAGTTTATCAGTCCTGGTACTGTACCACACTCTATAGAGATGAATGAGGTTACAAGGTTTATAGACAAGGTACTCCTACTAAGAGGCATGGCTGACATACAGAAGTTTCATCTTCATTGGGTAGACAAGATATTCGATGCATATACAATTCGAGAACTTCTGAAAAACCATCTAAATACATGGATACTTGTTTCCTTAACTCGTAATGTTCAAGAATTACTTATTCGCATTGACACTGCTGATAATTATCGGTACCTGGAGATTAGGTTCCCACATTGCCTCTTCAATTCTCAGTCATTAAGGAAGTTGGTGCTAGATATGGCCGGTGAGATACAATCATGTGTTCTTCTTCCTAACTCGATAGATTTACCTAGGCTTAAATTCTTGTCGCTTAGTTCATTTCATATTCAAGATGTGAATTTGATTAATAAGCTTATCTCAAGCTGTCCAGGTCTTGAATCACTGGTCTTGAGAGATATTTGGATACAGAACGACGATGATATGAATGTCAGTATTGAGTCGTGTGAACTGAAACACTTGGAAATTATCAGTGATAGTGAATTGTGTGACCCCAAGTATAACATGCTCAAAAATATCAGGTTATCGACTCCAAAGCTTATATCCTTCATTTGTAGTTCTTACATGAGACAAATATACTGTCTAGAGAACCTCTCTTCTCTGGTCACTGCTACTATTCAAATGACACAAGAAGGCAGCACCTTGTATAAAATGTACCCTAAGCGTATGATGGAATTCTTGAGAGGACTTCATGATGTGAAAGAACTGACAGTTACATCCCCCGATTTCGTTCAG GTTCTCGGAGGATCTCCCATCTCAATAGAGGCCCAATCCTCTCCTCAATTCTATTATCTACGACGTTTGAAGTTGGAGACGTCTTTTACAAGAGGCTGCTTGCGTGCATTGATATACTTACTCAAAACATCTCCATTGGTAGAATATCTGTTTCTTGCAAGATACGAG TCGGGCTTAATCGATGCCGAGGATGATGAAGAATTGGGGTTGTCATTGCCATGCCTAATGTTTCACCTTAAGCATGTTGAGATCAGAGAAGTGAAAGGCCGCGAGGATGAACTTAAGTTTCTGGAATTTTTGTTGAAGAATGCCATAGTTTTGGAGAAAATAGTTCTGtcttataataaaataaaagagcTCCACCAGGTACAACTGGCTCAGCTGATATACGGAAGCTAA
- the LOC113325182 gene encoding putative F-box protein At3g58860 isoform X2 has protein sequence MIPHELISPSISVNLSSNDVIEKMKKKMDNEVDIFSTLPEALINHILCFLDMKFVVQTSILSRRWRYVWTTVSTLTFNVNEFISPGTVPHSIEMNEVTRFIDKVLLLRGMADIQKFHLHWVDKIFDAYTIRELLKNHLNTWILVSLTRNVQELLIRIDTADNYRYLEIRFPHCLFNSQSLRKLVLDMAGLESLVLRDIWIQNDDDMNVSIESCELKHLEIISDSELCDPKYNMLKNIRLSTPKLISFICSSYMRQIYCLENLSSLVTATIQMTQEGSTLYKMYPKRMMEFLRGLHDVKELTVTSPDFVQVLGGSPISIEAQSSPQFYYLRRLKLETSFTRGCLRALIYLLKTSPLVEYLFLARYESGLIDAEDDEELGLSLPCLMFHLKHVEIREVKGREDELKFLEFLLKNAIVLEKIVLSYNKIKELHQVQLAQLIYGS, from the exons ATGATACCCCATGAATTGATTTCACCTTCCATCTCTGTAAATCTGTCTTCAAATGATGTGAttgaaaagatgaagaagaaaatggataaTGAAGTTGACATATTTAGTACTCTACCAGAAGCTCTTATTAATCACATTCTTTGTTTCCTGGACATGAAATTTGTTGTTCAAACAAGCATTTTGTCTAGAAGATGGAGGTATGTATGGACCACTGTCTCTACTCTTACATTCAATGTCAATGAGTTTATCAGTCCTGGTACTGTACCACACTCTATAGAGATGAATGAGGTTACAAGGTTTATAGACAAGGTACTCCTACTAAGAGGCATGGCTGACATACAGAAGTTTCATCTTCATTGGGTAGACAAGATATTCGATGCATATACAATTCGAGAACTTCTGAAAAACCATCTAAATACATGGATACTTGTTTCCTTAACTCGTAATGTTCAAGAATTACTTATTCGCATTGACACTGCTGATAATTATCGGTACCTGGAGATTAGGTTCCCACATTGCCTCTTCAATTCTCAGTCATTAAGGAAGTTGGTGCTAGATATGGCCG GTCTTGAATCACTGGTCTTGAGAGATATTTGGATACAGAACGACGATGATATGAATGTCAGTATTGAGTCGTGTGAACTGAAACACTTGGAAATTATCAGTGATAGTGAATTGTGTGACCCCAAGTATAACATGCTCAAAAATATCAGGTTATCGACTCCAAAGCTTATATCCTTCATTTGTAGTTCTTACATGAGACAAATATACTGTCTAGAGAACCTCTCTTCTCTGGTCACTGCTACTATTCAAATGACACAAGAAGGCAGCACCTTGTATAAAATGTACCCTAAGCGTATGATGGAATTCTTGAGAGGACTTCATGATGTGAAAGAACTGACAGTTACATCCCCCGATTTCGTTCAG GTTCTCGGAGGATCTCCCATCTCAATAGAGGCCCAATCCTCTCCTCAATTCTATTATCTACGACGTTTGAAGTTGGAGACGTCTTTTACAAGAGGCTGCTTGCGTGCATTGATATACTTACTCAAAACATCTCCATTGGTAGAATATCTGTTTCTTGCAAGATACGAG TCGGGCTTAATCGATGCCGAGGATGATGAAGAATTGGGGTTGTCATTGCCATGCCTAATGTTTCACCTTAAGCATGTTGAGATCAGAGAAGTGAAAGGCCGCGAGGATGAACTTAAGTTTCTGGAATTTTTGTTGAAGAATGCCATAGTTTTGGAGAAAATAGTTCTGtcttataataaaataaaagagcTCCACCAGGTACAACTGGCTCAGCTGATATACGGAAGCTAA